A part of Macrobrachium nipponense isolate FS-2020 chromosome 26, ASM1510439v2, whole genome shotgun sequence genomic DNA contains:
- the LOC135199847 gene encoding crustacyanin-C1 subunit-like isoform X2 has translation MLQAYLQHSQYYNPNTMNFGSFLLVVVLAAGLGNADKVPDFVIKGKCPVVDEQSLWNKQLPRLSEFGGVWFQQAITTNPYQLLDKCVRLQYDFDGKGFDATATGLTAEGGLLKRRGKIVPMPLGDPHLMVNFDNSFPAPLLILDTDYENYACLYSCMNYNHDYHSDFSFIFTRSETPSNSHLKKCEKVFRSIGVNTRRFFKTVQGNVCSYDKQVTL, from the exons ATGTTGCAGGCTTATCTGCAGCACAGTCAGTATTACAACCCGAACACAATGAACTTCGGATCTTTCCTCCTGGTGGTGGTCTTGGCAGCAGGCCTCGGGAATGCTGATAAAGTTCCCGACTTCGTTATCAAAGGAAAGTGCCCCGTGGTAGATGAACAGTCACTTTGGAACAAACAGCTACCACGCCTCTCGGAG TTTGGTGGCGTATGGTTCCAGCAAGCGATAACAACTAACCCGTATCAACTTCTTGACAAGTGTGTTCGGTTGCAGTATGATTTTG ATGGAAAAGGTTTCGATGCCACAGCCACTGGCCTGACTGCCGAAGGAGGTCTAttgaagagaagaggaaagatcGTACCCATGCCTCTAGGAGACCCTCATCTCATGGTCAACTTCGATAATT CGTTCCCAGCGCCTCTTTTGATCCTCGATACGGACTACGAAAACTATGCGTGTCTTTATTCTTGCATGAATTACAATCACGACTACCATTCCGATTTCTCGTTCATCTTCACTCGCAGCGAGACGCCCTCCAACAGTCACCTGAAGAAGTGTGAGAAAGTCTTCAGGAGCATCGGTGTAAACACCAGACGGTTTTTCAAGACTGTTCAGGGAAATGTATGTTCTTACGATAAGCAAGTGACTCTGTGA
- the LOC135199847 gene encoding crustacyanin-C1 subunit-like isoform X1, whose product MLQAYLQHSQYYNPNTMNFGSFLLVVVLAAGLGNADKVPDFVIKGKCPVVDEQSLWNKQLPRLSEIYLLSKFGGVWFQQAITTNPYQLLDKCVRLQYDFDGKGFDATATGLTAEGGLLKRRGKIVPMPLGDPHLMVNFDNSFPAPLLILDTDYENYACLYSCMNYNHDYHSDFSFIFTRSETPSNSHLKKCEKVFRSIGVNTRRFFKTVQGNVCSYDKQVTL is encoded by the exons ATGTTGCAGGCTTATCTGCAGCACAGTCAGTATTACAACCCGAACACAATGAACTTCGGATCTTTCCTCCTGGTGGTGGTCTTGGCAGCAGGCCTCGGGAATGCTGATAAAGTTCCCGACTTCGTTATCAAAGGAAAGTGCCCCGTGGTAGATGAACAGTCACTTTGGAACAAACAGCTACCACGCCTCTCGGAG ATCTATTTATTGTCCAAGTTTGGTGGCGTATGGTTCCAGCAAGCGATAACAACTAACCCGTATCAACTTCTTGACAAGTGTGTTCGGTTGCAGTATGATTTTG ATGGAAAAGGTTTCGATGCCACAGCCACTGGCCTGACTGCCGAAGGAGGTCTAttgaagagaagaggaaagatcGTACCCATGCCTCTAGGAGACCCTCATCTCATGGTCAACTTCGATAATT CGTTCCCAGCGCCTCTTTTGATCCTCGATACGGACTACGAAAACTATGCGTGTCTTTATTCTTGCATGAATTACAATCACGACTACCATTCCGATTTCTCGTTCATCTTCACTCGCAGCGAGACGCCCTCCAACAGTCACCTGAAGAAGTGTGAGAAAGTCTTCAGGAGCATCGGTGTAAACACCAGACGGTTTTTCAAGACTGTTCAGGGAAATGTATGTTCTTACGATAAGCAAGTGACTCTGTGA